In Dermacentor albipictus isolate Rhodes 1998 colony chromosome 6, USDA_Dalb.pri_finalv2, whole genome shotgun sequence, the following proteins share a genomic window:
- the LOC135919024 gene encoding actin nucleation-promoting factor WASL-like, translated as MRADMSHHQQPLRNAYRPGPEMRGSVHLTAEENETVVSACRDRRWQVIAMGIAEVYQSGPPPRHDRWQRCCCGVACFIKDNAARAFFIRLFDFDRRDFTWEQELFVEFTYKSQLPYFHTFEADDCQAGLNFAFEDEAANFGNAIEEKLRSRRQKREERNRLQMAANKNDRSFPVHDPRIPTCPSTNGILSQHNKKSKSSNKKGKKQKERKYTKADISNPTDFKHIQHVGWDPDKGFDLENYVDSKELNTLFEMAMVTENDLKEPGTRQFIYEFIAKNGGADMIKGTAAKAGHGATPAAPPAVPSREHTSGPPSRPPPHSHAPPPPNGAVPRSVPPPPPARTGQTRAPPTPLSNGRMARSTASPQAAPPPPPPPPPPPSMGGGAPPPPPPIPAAATANGIGGGGVGGAGQDVRGALLEQIRKGKPLNHVDPETESTHSTNSNPDARGALLDQIRGGIRLKSVPDSARTSPSETKLEGLAGALARALQERAKACMPDDSDSSDDSDSEEDDWDD; from the exons ATGAGAGCCGACATGTCTCACCACCAGCAACCACTACGCAACGCGTATCGTCCGGGCCCTGAAATGCGGGGCTCTGTTCACTTGACCGCCGAAGAGAATGAGACGGTCGTCTCGGCCTGCAGGGATCGCAGATGGCAG GTCATTGCAATGGGCATTGCGGAAGTCTACCAGTCGGGGCCACCTCCGAGGCATGACCGGTGGCAGCGCTGCTGCTGCGGTGTCGCCTGCTTCATCAAGGACAATGCTGCGAGGGCTTTCTTTATCCGTCTTTTCGACTTTGAT agGCGCGACTTCACCTGGGAGCAGGAGCTTTTTGTTGAATTTACGTACAAGAGTCAGCTTCCGTACTTTCACACATTTGAGGCAGAC GACTGCCAAGCGGGTCTTAATTTTGCGTTCGAAGACGAGGCAGCAAACTTCGGAAACGCTATTGAAGAGAAGCTGCGAAGTCGGCGTCAGAAGCGGGAAG AGAGGAATAGGTTACAAATGGCAGCCAACAAGAATGATCGGTCCTTTCCAGTGCACGATCCCCGAATTCCTACATGTCCCA GTACAAATGGCATACTAAGCCAGCACAATAAGAAATCGAAGTCGAGCAACAAGAAGGGCAAGAAGCAGAAGGAGAGGAAGTACACAAAGGCTGACATCAGCAACCCAACCGATTTTAA GCACATTCAGCATGTTGGCTGGGATCCTGACAAGGGGTTTGAC TTGGAGAACTATGTGGACAGCAAAGAGCTAAACACTCTGTTTGAGATGGCAATGGTCACAGAAAACGACCTCAAGGAGCCTGGAACGCGGCAGTTCATTTACGAGTTCATTGCAAAGAATGGCGGTGCGGACATGATCAAGGGAACAGCTGCCAAGGCAGGCCATGGTG caacacctGCCGCACCTCCTGCGGTGCCTTCAAGAGAACACACAAGCGGGCCTCCAAGTCGGCCTCCACCACATTCTCATGCCCCACCCCCGCCGAATGGGGCTGTTCCACGGTCGGTCCCACCCCCACCGCCAGCACGGACGGGGCAGACGCGTGCTCCACCAACTCCGCTCAGCAACGGCAGGATGGCACGTTCCACAGCCTCCCCTCAGGCGGCCCCGCCCCCGCCTCCGCCCCCTCCGCCACCCCCCAGCATGGGAGGCGGAGCACCACCTCCACCGCCCCCGATTCCAGCAGCTGCAACTGCCAATGGTATCGGAGGCGGAGGAGTGGGCGGAGCTGGTCAGGACGTTCGAGGAGCGCTGCTGGAGCAAATTCGCAAGGGCAAACCGCTTAAT CATGTTGACCCAGAGACAGAGTCCACGCACAGCACGAATAGCAATCCGGATGCTCGTGGAGCATTGCTGGACCAAATCCGTGGGGGCATAAGACTTAAGTCT GTACCAGACTCTGCCAGAACTTCACCATCCGAAACTAAGTTGGAAGGCTTGGCTGGAGCTCTGGCCAGAGCGCTACAAGAACGGGCAAAAGCATGCATGC CTGACGACAGTGATTCCAGTGACGATTCCGATTCTGAGGAAGATGACTGGGACGACTGA